The following coding sequences are from one Capsicum annuum cultivar UCD-10X-F1 chromosome 3, UCD10Xv1.1, whole genome shotgun sequence window:
- the LOC107864657 gene encoding 3-ketoacyl-CoA synthase 20: protein MPDESTRRVSIEANDDQTNSNKLPNFLLSVRLKYVKLGYHYLISHAMYLFLVPILVAAFVHLSTITMEDVVQLWDQLKFNLVTVILCSALIVFLATLYFMTRPRKVYLVDFSCYKPKPDVMCPKELFMERSKMAGIFTEENLAFQKKILERSGLGQKTYFPEALLKLPPNPCMAEARKEAEMVMFGAIDELLEKTGVKAKDIGILVVNCSLFNPTPSLSAMIVNHYKLRGNIMSYNLGGMGCSAGLISIDLAKQMLQVHPNSYALVVSMENITLNWYFGNNRSMLVSNCIFRMGGAAILLSNKSSDRRRSKYQLIHTVRTHKGADDKSYGCVFQEEDDNKKIGVALSKDLMAVAGEALKTNITTLGPIVLPMSEQLLFFVTLVARKVFKMKIKPYIPDFKLAFEHFCIHAGGRAVLDELEKNLELSQWHMEPSRMTLYRFGNTSSSSLWYELAYTEAKGRIKKGDRTWQIAFGSGFKCNSAVWRALRTINPAKEKNPWMDEIDEFPVEVPRIVTINA from the exons ATGCCAGATGAATCAACTAGAAGAGTTTCAATTGAAGCTaatgatgatcaaacaaatagtaACAAACTTCCAAATTTTCTTTTATCAGTTAGGCTCAAATATGTGAAACTTGGCTATCATTATTTAATTAGCCATGCTATGTATTTGTTCCTTGTCCCAATTTTAGTTGCTGCATTTGTTCATCTTTCTACAATTACTATGGAAGATGTGGTTCAATTATGGGACCAACTCAAATTCAATCTTGTCACAGTAATTTTGTGCTCAGCCCTCATAGTTTTCTTGGCTACACTTTATTTTATGACTAGGCCACGAAAAGTGTACCTAGTCGATTTTTCGTGTTACAAGCCTAAACCTGATGTTATGTGTCCAAAGGAATTGTTTATGGAGAGATCAAAGATGGCCGGGATTTTCACTGAGGAGAATTTGGCCTTTCAGAAGAAAATACTGGAGAGGTCAGGTTTAGGTCAAAAGACGTATTTTCCGGAAGCTCTTTTGAAATTGCCACCAAATCCTTGTATGGCTGAGGCAAGAAAAGAAGCTGAAATGGTTATGTTTGGTGCAATTGATGAATTGTTGGAGAAAACTGGTGTGAAGGCTAAGGATATTGGGATTCTTGTGGTGAATTGTAGTTTATTTAATCCAACTCCATCACTTTCTGCTATGATTGTTAATCACTATAAGCTTAGAGGAAATATCATGAGTTACAACCTTGGTGGTATGGGTTGTAGTGCTGGATTAATTTCAATTGACCTTGCCAAGCAAATGCTACAG GTGCACCCAAATTCATATGCACTAGTAGTCAGCATGGAGAACATAACACTCAATTGGTACTTTGGCAACAATCGATCAATGCTTGTCTCAAATTGCATTTTCCGTATGGGCGGTGCTGCAATTTTACTATCGAATAAATCATCGGATCGACGACGTTCCAAGTACCAACTCATCCACACAGTACGTACACACAAAGGTGCAGATGACAAGAGCTATGGATGTGTGTTCCAAGAAGAAGATGACAATAAGAAGATAGGGGTCGCGTTGTCTAAAGACCTAATGGCTGTAGCCGGGGAGGCTTTGAAAACCAACATCACCACACTCGGACCAATAGTCCTACCTATGTCGGAACAACTACTATTTTTCGTCACACTAGTCGCGAGGAAAGTGTTCAAGATGAAAATTAAACCCTATATTCCTGACTTTAAGTTGGCATTCGAGCATTTTTGCATTCATGCTGGTGGTAGAGCAGTGTTAGATGAGTTAGAAAAGAACCTCGAATTAAGTCAATGGCATATGGAGCCATCAAGAATGACACTTTATAGATTTGGTAATACTTCAAGTAGTTCATTGTGGTATGAATTGGCATATACTGAAGCTAAAGGGAGGATCAAGAAAGGTGATAGGACGTGGCAAATTGCATTTGGTTCTGGATTTAAGTGTAACAGTGCTGTTTGGCGCGCGCTAAGGACTATTAATCCTGCGAAGGAGAAAAATCCATGGATGGATGAAATTGATGAATTTCCAGTAGAAGTACCTCGAATTGTAACTATTAATGCATga